Proteins from a genomic interval of Xanthomonas sp. AM6:
- a CDS encoding RNA-binding S4 domain-containing protein: MNESLAQPSVVRLDVWLWAARFFKTRSLAKQAVETGKVDVAGQRPKSSRAVRVGEQLRVERGEEVFEVQVLALSDNRGPASVAQTLYQESEASRERRAQQRAQRSAERNGYQAPDGKPDKRARRLIRALGDLDAL; this comes from the coding sequence ATGAATGAATCGCTAGCGCAACCGAGTGTGGTCAGGCTGGACGTCTGGCTGTGGGCCGCACGTTTCTTCAAGACCCGCAGCCTGGCCAAGCAGGCGGTGGAGACCGGCAAGGTCGACGTGGCCGGGCAGCGCCCGAAATCCTCGCGCGCGGTGCGCGTGGGCGAGCAGTTGCGCGTGGAGCGCGGCGAAGAGGTGTTCGAGGTGCAGGTGCTGGCGCTCAGCGACAACCGCGGCCCGGCCAGCGTCGCGCAGACGCTGTACCAGGAGAGCGAGGCCTCGCGCGAGCGGCGCGCGCAGCAGCGCGCCCAGCGCAGCGCCGAACGCAATGGCTACCAGGCCCCCGACGGCAAGCCGGACAAGCGCGCGCGGCGCCTGATCCGCGCGCTGGGCGATCTGGACGCGCTGTAG
- the rimM gene encoding ribosome maturation factor RimM (Essential for efficient processing of 16S rRNA) has protein sequence MKDSQRRILLGRILGAFGVRGEAKLESWTEPRLAIFRYQPWIVRKPDGSESTLSGVRGRESSKHLVVTLPDVTDRDAVEALRGTEIYVARDTLPPPKPDEYYWVDLEGLDVRTVEGVALGQVSHLFSNGANDVLVVRGDRERLLPFVQPDYVKSVDFDANLIVVDWDPEF, from the coding sequence ATGAAAGACAGCCAGCGCCGCATCCTGCTGGGCAGGATCCTGGGCGCCTTCGGCGTACGTGGCGAGGCCAAGCTCGAGTCGTGGACCGAGCCGCGCCTCGCCATTTTTCGCTATCAGCCCTGGATCGTGCGCAAGCCCGACGGCAGCGAGAGCACCCTCAGCGGCGTGCGCGGGCGCGAATCCAGCAAGCATCTGGTCGTCACCTTGCCCGACGTCACCGATCGCGACGCGGTCGAGGCGCTGCGCGGCACCGAGATCTACGTGGCGCGCGACACCCTGCCGCCGCCCAAGCCCGACGAGTACTACTGGGTGGACCTGGAAGGCCTGGACGTGCGCACCGTCGAGGGCGTGGCGCTGGGGCAGGTCTCGCACCTGTTCTCCAACGGCGCCAACGACGTGCTGGTGGTGCGCGGCGACCGCGAGCGGCTGCTGCCGTTCGTGCAGCCGGACTACGTCAAGTCGGTGGATTTCGACGCCAACCTGATCGTCGTCGATTGGGACCCCGAGTTCTGA
- a CDS encoding YafY family protein — protein sequence MTIRATRLLHLLDALRGRRRPVAGAQLATALGVSLRTLYRDIATLRAQGADILGDPGVGYVLRPGFLLPALNFSEDELEALTLGARWVAQQADPELAQAAQRAMARIAATLPGNLRAAIETSGLLVPAADVRQPLAPWLPVLRRGIRLEHVLRMDYADADGTASQRRIWPFAMAFLGGYGMIAAWCELRGDFRHFRADRVRALADDGERYPSRRHLLIKRWRAATGYRADC from the coding sequence ATGACCATCCGCGCCACCCGCCTGCTGCACCTGCTCGATGCCCTGCGCGGGCGCCGCCGACCGGTGGCCGGCGCTCAGCTGGCCACCGCGCTGGGCGTCAGCCTGCGCACGCTGTACCGCGACATCGCGACCCTGCGCGCGCAGGGCGCCGACATCCTCGGCGATCCCGGCGTCGGCTACGTGCTGCGTCCGGGCTTCCTGCTGCCGGCGCTGAACTTCAGCGAGGACGAGCTGGAAGCGCTGACGCTGGGCGCGCGCTGGGTGGCGCAACAGGCCGACCCGGAACTGGCGCAGGCGGCGCAACGCGCGATGGCGCGGATCGCGGCGACGCTGCCCGGCAACCTGCGCGCGGCGATCGAGACCAGCGGGCTGCTGGTGCCCGCGGCCGACGTCAGGCAACCGCTCGCGCCGTGGCTGCCGGTCCTGCGCCGCGGCATCCGGCTCGAGCACGTGCTGCGGATGGACTACGCCGATGCCGACGGCACGGCCTCGCAACGGCGGATCTGGCCCTTCGCGATGGCCTTCCTCGGCGGCTACGGGATGATCGCGGCGTGGTGCGAGCTGCGCGGCGATTTCCGCCATTTCCGCGCCGACCGGGTGCGGGCCCTGGCCGACGACGGCGAGCGCTATCCCTCGCGCCGGCATCTGTTGATCAAGCGCTGGCGCGCCGCCACCGGTTACCGCGCCGACTGCTGA
- the rplS gene encoding 50S ribosomal protein L19: MSKLNKTILADFEAAQIQRKLPEFNQGDTIVVNVKVKEGNRERVQAYEGVVIGTKNAGLNSSFTVRKISHGFGVERVFQSHSAIIDSVEVKRRGKVRAGKLYYLRGLEGKAARIKEDLAAAAQAKVARQAAAAAAKAE; the protein is encoded by the coding sequence ATGAGCAAGCTCAACAAGACCATCCTGGCCGACTTCGAAGCCGCCCAGATCCAGCGCAAGCTGCCGGAGTTCAACCAGGGCGACACCATCGTCGTCAACGTCAAGGTGAAGGAAGGCAACCGCGAGCGCGTGCAGGCCTACGAAGGCGTGGTGATCGGCACCAAGAACGCCGGCCTGAACTCCTCGTTCACCGTGCGCAAGATCTCCCACGGCTTCGGCGTGGAGCGCGTGTTCCAGAGCCACAGCGCCATCATCGACTCGGTCGAAGTGAAGCGCCGCGGCAAGGTCCGCGCCGGCAAGCTGTACTACCTGCGTGGCCTGGAAGGCAAGGCCGCCCGCATCAAGGAAGATCTGGCCGCCGCTGCGCAGGCCAAGGTCGCGCGCCAGGCCGCTGCGGCCGCCGCCAAGGCCGAGTAA
- the trmD gene encoding tRNA (guanosine(37)-N1)-methyltransferase TrmD has translation MRIDVISLFPEFVAQCAAFGVVGRAQERALLALHGWNPRDYASGGYRKVDDRPFGGGPGMVMMIEPLQACLQAVREADPQPAPVIYLSPQGTPLTQAKARQLAALPRLVLLCGRYEGVDERFVAAAVDEEISIGDYVLSGGELAAAVLVDAVTRLQEGALNDAESAAQDSFEGPDGLLDCPHYTHPREHALGEVPAILRSGNHAAIARWRRMQALGRTWLRRPELLDEAALGAADRRLLEEFRQGLQADPAPAQENPSKP, from the coding sequence ATGCGCATCGACGTCATCAGCCTGTTCCCCGAGTTCGTCGCCCAGTGCGCCGCGTTCGGCGTGGTCGGGCGTGCGCAGGAGCGCGCGCTGCTGGCGCTGCACGGCTGGAACCCGCGCGACTACGCCAGCGGCGGCTACCGCAAGGTGGACGACCGCCCGTTCGGCGGTGGCCCCGGCATGGTGATGATGATCGAGCCGCTGCAGGCCTGCCTGCAGGCGGTGCGTGAGGCCGACCCGCAGCCGGCGCCGGTGATCTACCTGAGCCCGCAGGGCACGCCGCTGACCCAGGCCAAGGCGCGCCAGCTGGCGGCGCTGCCGCGGCTGGTGCTGCTGTGCGGCCGCTACGAAGGCGTGGACGAACGCTTCGTCGCCGCCGCGGTGGACGAGGAGATCTCGATCGGCGACTACGTGCTGTCCGGCGGCGAGCTCGCCGCGGCAGTGCTGGTCGACGCGGTGACCCGGCTGCAGGAGGGCGCGCTGAACGACGCCGAGTCCGCCGCCCAGGACAGCTTCGAAGGCCCGGACGGCCTGCTCGACTGCCCGCACTACACCCACCCGCGCGAACACGCGCTGGGCGAGGTGCCGGCCATCCTGCGCTCCGGCAACCACGCCGCGATCGCGCGCTGGCGGCGCATGCAGGCGTTGGGCCGGACCTGGCTGCGGCGCCCGGAGCTGCTGGACGAGGCAGCGCTGGGCGCGGCCGACCGGCGGCTGCTGGAGGAATTCCGCCAGGGCCTGCAGGCCGATCCGGCGCCCGCGCAGGAAAATCCATCCAAGCCCTAG
- a CDS encoding glutathione S-transferase family protein: MSTEIVLYTHPLSRGRLARWMLEEIGLPYADVILDYGTTMKAPEYLAINPMGKVPALTHGSAVVTENVAICAYLADLVPERQLAPPPGSPARADYYRWLAFLAGPVEALLTAKEAGALAPARSAGYGNEADLLRTLEQAIEGREHLVGERFSAADLYATGVLGFYLRIGVLEPRPAFAAFVQRHIARPAALRAKALDDALVAAHPNPDMPASVAPAVA; the protein is encoded by the coding sequence ATGTCCACCGAGATCGTGCTCTACACCCACCCGCTGTCGCGCGGCCGCCTGGCCCGCTGGATGCTGGAGGAAATCGGCCTGCCGTACGCGGACGTCATCCTCGATTACGGCACCACGATGAAGGCGCCGGAGTACCTGGCGATCAACCCGATGGGCAAGGTCCCGGCACTGACCCACGGCAGCGCCGTGGTCACCGAGAACGTGGCCATCTGCGCCTACCTGGCCGACCTGGTGCCGGAGCGGCAACTGGCGCCGCCGCCGGGTTCGCCGGCGCGCGCCGACTACTATCGCTGGCTGGCGTTCCTGGCCGGCCCGGTCGAGGCCTTGCTCACCGCCAAGGAAGCCGGGGCGCTGGCACCGGCGCGCAGCGCCGGCTACGGCAACGAGGCCGACCTGCTGCGCACGCTGGAGCAGGCGATCGAGGGGCGCGAGCACCTGGTCGGCGAGCGCTTCAGCGCGGCCGACCTGTACGCGACGGGGGTGCTCGGGTTCTACCTGCGCATCGGCGTGCTCGAACCGCGCCCGGCGTTCGCCGCCTTCGTCCAGCGCCACATCGCGCGCCCGGCGGCATTGCGGGCCAAGGCGCTCGACGATGCGCTGGTCGCGGCGCACCCCAATCCGGACATGCCGGCGAGCGTGGCGCCGGCCGTCGCCTAG
- a CDS encoding AAA family ATPase gives MEIYLFVIGVIVGALLLHVFKHTGSPGPRTPQSASDPEPEPQQAAPEPPTAETPAQHVQRLRQQVEALDDQIQSPADLLRIPQFQQGVTLLASLEFSDQAVIEALGSPGYALPSMAAVALPQRRHSDPDAVLELLPHLGSYPLNFVLDYLQALPDADHLHLLLRQARDWWWGFVPFRQRLRGYLHWAAGKAPADRAVEFDGLDDDALAKLADTLGQFKEPVLEPFLQRLQDARRQRREQRVLGGFGRVVATLPPRLRLRHPALDAALQRAYEQLVGTPPQPVLLVGEHGVGKSVLIDLLSERLLAEGWRVFEASAAEILAGQSYIGELEGRIREMLAVLHRERALWRAPDFYDLLHKGSHSRDPRGILDLVLPALERGELRLIGEITPRQLAQLQVARPATRSRFEVVALAPAAPAALAQIGQQWAQAQRQALQAEVIDARTLAEAERMAAQYFPEQHEPGRLLQLLDETLQAATGAQTPHLPLDDDALLQAVAKRSGLPLDVIDDRQRLELDALRRFFRQRVLGQDEAVETLLDRIAMLKAGLVDSHRPIGVFLFAGPTGTGKTELAKALGELLFGNAERLLRLDMSEFQGEDALARLTGDDSAGQRTLIARIREQPFSVVLLDEFEKAHPKVWDLFLQVFDDARLSDRNGNTADFRHSIIILTSNVGATLARGAGPGFATVAGGYSRNAVEKAVYETFRREFINRLDRVVLFNPLDRALMREILHKELDRTLTRRGLRNRAWAVEWEPSAIEFLLDRGFTPDLGARPLRRAIEQHLLAPLARSIVEQRAPEGDQFLFVRGAGDRLDVRFIAPDAPASTPAPGIDADPATPADLRDIVYAPSASDAVLARLDTALHTLHTTHAADAWRLAREADFACMGEADFWSQPGRFQVLDRIERRDRIESALDSAVRMRARLHGAQRDGEFVARLAQLLWLLQLASDALQEQRAQDALLDLRIGASELHRHPADARQWWQQLLQMYLAWAAQRNMRVEVLQQDPEQGRAWLAIAGFGALDLLQAETGLHVQEQDADEPALRRLTAQVRVAPDLPGQPRRAPVVDDELRVCRRYRVAPAPLVRDSARGWRSGRLERVLGGDFDVMPSA, from the coding sequence GTGGAGATCTACCTGTTCGTGATCGGCGTCATCGTCGGTGCCTTGTTGCTGCATGTCTTCAAACACACCGGCTCGCCCGGTCCGCGCACGCCGCAATCCGCATCCGACCCGGAACCGGAGCCGCAGCAGGCCGCACCGGAGCCACCGACCGCGGAGACGCCGGCCCAGCATGTGCAGCGGTTGCGCCAGCAGGTGGAAGCGCTGGACGACCAGATCCAGAGCCCGGCCGACCTGTTGCGGATCCCGCAGTTCCAGCAAGGGGTGACACTGCTGGCCAGCCTGGAGTTCTCCGACCAGGCGGTGATCGAAGCGCTCGGCAGCCCGGGCTACGCGCTGCCGTCGATGGCCGCAGTGGCCCTGCCGCAGCGCCGCCACAGCGATCCGGACGCGGTGCTGGAACTGCTGCCGCATCTGGGTTCGTATCCGCTCAACTTCGTGCTCGATTACCTGCAGGCGCTGCCGGACGCCGATCATCTGCACCTGCTGCTGCGCCAGGCGCGCGACTGGTGGTGGGGCTTCGTGCCGTTCCGTCAGCGCCTGCGCGGCTATCTGCACTGGGCCGCGGGCAAGGCGCCAGCGGACCGCGCGGTGGAGTTCGACGGACTGGACGACGATGCGCTGGCCAAGCTGGCCGACACGCTCGGCCAGTTCAAGGAGCCGGTGCTGGAGCCGTTCCTGCAACGCTTGCAGGACGCGCGCCGCCAGCGCCGCGAGCAGCGCGTGCTGGGCGGTTTCGGCCGCGTCGTCGCCACGCTGCCGCCGCGCCTGCGACTGCGCCATCCCGCCCTGGACGCGGCGTTGCAGCGCGCGTACGAACAGCTGGTGGGCACGCCGCCGCAGCCGGTGCTGCTGGTCGGCGAACACGGCGTCGGCAAGAGCGTGCTGATCGACCTGCTCAGCGAACGCCTGCTGGCCGAAGGCTGGCGCGTGTTCGAGGCGTCGGCGGCGGAGATCCTCGCCGGGCAGAGCTACATCGGCGAGCTGGAAGGCCGCATCCGCGAAATGCTGGCGGTGCTGCATCGCGAACGCGCACTGTGGCGCGCACCGGATTTCTACGACCTGCTGCACAAGGGCTCGCACTCGCGCGATCCGCGCGGCATCCTCGATTTGGTGCTGCCGGCGCTGGAGCGCGGCGAACTGCGCCTGATCGGCGAGATCACGCCGCGGCAGCTCGCGCAGCTGCAGGTGGCGCGGCCGGCGACGCGCTCACGCTTCGAAGTGGTCGCGCTGGCGCCGGCCGCGCCCGCCGCGCTGGCGCAGATCGGCCAACAGTGGGCGCAGGCGCAGCGGCAGGCGCTGCAGGCGGAGGTGATCGACGCGCGTACTCTGGCCGAGGCCGAACGCATGGCTGCGCAGTATTTCCCCGAGCAGCACGAGCCGGGACGGCTGCTGCAGTTGCTGGACGAGACCTTGCAGGCCGCGACTGGCGCCCAGACCCCGCACCTGCCGCTCGACGACGATGCGTTGCTGCAGGCCGTGGCCAAACGCAGCGGCCTGCCGCTGGACGTGATCGACGATCGCCAGCGGCTGGAACTGGACGCGCTGCGCCGCTTCTTTCGCCAACGCGTGCTCGGCCAGGACGAGGCGGTGGAGACCCTGCTCGACCGCATCGCCATGCTCAAGGCCGGCCTGGTCGACAGCCATCGCCCGATCGGCGTGTTCCTGTTCGCCGGCCCCACCGGCACCGGCAAGACCGAACTGGCCAAGGCGCTGGGCGAACTGCTGTTCGGCAATGCCGAGCGCCTGCTGCGCCTGGACATGAGCGAATTCCAGGGCGAGGACGCGCTGGCGCGGCTCACCGGCGACGACAGCGCCGGCCAACGCACGCTGATCGCGCGGATCCGCGAACAGCCGTTCTCGGTGGTGCTGCTGGACGAGTTCGAGAAGGCCCATCCCAAGGTCTGGGACCTGTTCCTGCAGGTATTCGACGATGCGCGGCTGAGCGACCGCAACGGCAACACCGCCGACTTCCGCCACAGCATCATCATCCTCACCAGCAACGTCGGCGCCACCCTCGCCCGCGGCGCCGGCCCCGGCTTTGCCACCGTCGCCGGGGGCTATTCGCGCAACGCGGTGGAGAAGGCGGTGTACGAGACCTTCCGCCGCGAGTTCATCAACCGGCTCGACCGCGTGGTGCTGTTCAACCCGCTGGACCGCGCGCTGATGCGCGAGATCCTGCACAAGGAACTGGATCGCACGCTGACCCGGCGCGGCCTGCGCAACCGCGCCTGGGCGGTGGAATGGGAACCGTCGGCGATCGAATTCCTGCTCGACCGCGGCTTCACCCCGGATCTGGGCGCGCGCCCGCTGCGCCGGGCGATCGAACAGCATCTGCTGGCGCCGCTGGCGCGCAGCATCGTCGAACAGCGCGCGCCGGAGGGCGACCAGTTCCTGTTCGTGCGCGGCGCCGGCGATCGCCTCGACGTGCGCTTCATCGCCCCCGACGCGCCCGCGTCCACGCCCGCGCCGGGCATCGACGCCGATCCAGCGACGCCGGCAGACCTGCGCGACATCGTCTATGCACCCAGCGCCAGCGACGCGGTCCTGGCGCGCCTGGACACGGCCCTGCACACCCTGCACACGACCCATGCCGCGGACGCCTGGCGGCTGGCGCGCGAGGCGGACTTCGCGTGCATGGGCGAAGCCGATTTCTGGTCGCAGCCCGGCCGCTTCCAGGTGCTGGACCGGATCGAACGCCGCGACCGCATCGAAAGCGCATTGGACAGCGCGGTACGCATGCGCGCGCGGCTGCACGGCGCGCAGCGCGACGGCGAGTTCGTCGCCCGCCTGGCGCAACTGCTGTGGCTGCTGCAACTGGCCAGCGATGCGCTGCAGGAGCAACGCGCGCAGGACGCGCTGCTGGACCTGCGCATCGGCGCCAGCGAACTACACCGACATCCCGCCGACGCGCGGCAATGGTGGCAGCAGCTGCTGCAGATGTACTTGGCCTGGGCCGCGCAACGCAACATGCGCGTGGAAGTGCTGCAGCAGGATCCCGAGCAGGGGCGCGCCTGGCTGGCGATCGCCGGCTTCGGCGCGCTGGACCTGCTGCAGGCGGAGACCGGCCTGCACGTGCAGGAACAGGACGCCGACGAACCGGCCCTGCGGCGGCTCACGGCGCAGGTGCGGGTCGCACCGGACCTGCCCGGGCAGCCCCGTCGGGCACCGGTCGTCGACGACGAGCTGCGCGTGTGCCGGCGCTATCGCGTCGCTCCGGCACCGCTGGTACGCGACAGCGCGCGCGGTTGGCGCAGCGGCCGGCTGGAGCGCGTGCTGGGCGGCGATTTCGATGTGATGCCAAGCGCCTGA
- the katG gene encoding catalase/peroxidase HPI, whose product MNTESKCPFHSAASSGTTNKDWWPQQLRVDLLSQHSSKSNPLGESFDYAKAFNGLDLQALKQDLRALMTESQDWWPADFGHYGPLFVRMAWHSAGTYRTGDGRGGGGRGQQRFAPLNSWPDNVSLDKARRLLWPIKQKYGQAISWADLLILTGNVALESMGFKTFGFAGGRADTWEPDQDVYWGRETTWLGGDVRYAHGSEGVEKAGGVLVSDDDADGDVHTRDLENPLAAVQMGLIYVNPEGPDGNPDPLLAAKDIRDTFARMAMNDEETVALIAGGHTFGKTHGAGPADHVGAEPEGSDLEAQGLGWHNSFGTGKGGDTITSGLEVTWTTTPAQWSHDFFEHLFKFDWELSKSPAGAHQWVAKNAEALIPDAHDPSKKRLPTMLTTDLALRFDPAYAAISRRFLEHPEQFADAFARAWFKLTHRDMGPRARYLGPEVPAEELIWQDPIPALDHPLVDAQDIAALKQTILDSGLSIAQLVSTAWASASTFRGSDKRGGANGARIRLAPQKDWEVNQPEQLAQVLATLEKIQAQFNGAQSGGKRISLADLIVLGGAAAVEQAARNAGQPLTVPFAPGRMDAAQEQTDVESFAVLEPAADGFRNYSKRRYAVPAEALLIDKAQLLTLTAPEMTVLVGGLRVLGANAGSSAHGVFTKRRETLSNDFFVNLLDMRTAWSAASPARELFEGRDRATGALLWTATRADLVFGSNSILRALAEVYAGADAQQKFVQDFVAAWTKVMELDRFDLAA is encoded by the coding sequence ATGAACACCGAATCCAAATGCCCATTCCACAGCGCCGCCAGCAGCGGCACCACCAACAAGGACTGGTGGCCGCAGCAATTGCGCGTGGACCTGCTCAGCCAGCATTCGTCCAAGTCCAACCCGCTGGGCGAGTCCTTCGACTACGCCAAGGCCTTCAATGGGCTCGACCTGCAGGCGCTGAAGCAGGACCTGCGTGCGCTGATGACCGAGTCGCAGGACTGGTGGCCGGCCGACTTCGGCCACTACGGCCCGCTGTTCGTGCGCATGGCCTGGCATAGCGCCGGCACCTACCGCACCGGCGACGGCCGCGGCGGCGGCGGCCGCGGCCAGCAGCGCTTCGCCCCGCTCAACAGCTGGCCGGACAACGTCAGCCTGGACAAGGCGCGGCGCCTGCTGTGGCCGATCAAGCAGAAATACGGCCAGGCCATTTCCTGGGCCGACCTGCTGATCCTCACCGGCAACGTCGCGCTGGAATCGATGGGCTTCAAGACCTTTGGCTTCGCCGGCGGCCGCGCCGACACCTGGGAGCCGGACCAGGACGTGTACTGGGGCCGCGAGACCACCTGGCTGGGCGGCGACGTGCGCTATGCGCACGGCTCGGAAGGCGTCGAGAAGGCCGGCGGCGTGCTGGTGTCCGACGACGATGCCGACGGCGACGTGCACACCCGCGACCTGGAGAATCCGCTGGCCGCGGTGCAGATGGGCCTGATCTACGTCAATCCGGAAGGCCCGGACGGCAACCCCGATCCGCTGCTCGCCGCCAAGGACATCCGAGACACCTTCGCGCGCATGGCGATGAACGACGAAGAGACGGTCGCGCTGATCGCCGGCGGCCATACCTTCGGCAAGACCCACGGCGCCGGCCCGGCCGACCACGTCGGCGCCGAGCCGGAGGGCAGCGACCTGGAGGCGCAGGGCCTGGGCTGGCACAACAGCTTCGGCACCGGCAAGGGCGGCGACACCATCACCAGCGGCCTGGAAGTCACCTGGACCACCACCCCGGCGCAGTGGAGCCACGATTTCTTCGAGCACCTGTTCAAGTTCGATTGGGAACTGAGCAAGAGCCCGGCCGGCGCGCACCAGTGGGTGGCGAAGAACGCCGAAGCGCTGATCCCGGACGCGCACGATCCGTCGAAGAAGCGCCTGCCGACCATGCTGACCACCGACCTGGCGCTGCGCTTCGACCCGGCCTACGCCGCGATCTCGCGCCGCTTCCTCGAACACCCCGAGCAGTTCGCCGACGCCTTCGCCCGCGCCTGGTTCAAGCTGACCCACCGCGACATGGGCCCGCGCGCACGCTATCTCGGCCCGGAGGTTCCGGCCGAGGAACTGATCTGGCAGGACCCGATCCCGGCACTGGACCATCCGCTGGTCGATGCGCAGGACATCGCCGCGCTGAAGCAGACCATCCTCGACTCGGGCCTGAGCATCGCCCAACTGGTGTCCACCGCGTGGGCGTCGGCCTCCACCTTCCGCGGCTCGGACAAGCGCGGCGGCGCCAACGGCGCGCGCATCCGCCTGGCGCCGCAGAAGGACTGGGAGGTCAACCAGCCCGAACAGCTGGCGCAGGTGCTGGCCACGCTGGAAAAAATCCAGGCGCAGTTCAATGGCGCCCAGAGCGGCGGCAAGCGGATCTCGCTGGCTGACCTGATCGTGCTCGGCGGCGCCGCCGCGGTCGAGCAGGCCGCGCGCAACGCCGGGCAACCGCTGACCGTGCCGTTCGCGCCGGGGCGGATGGACGCCGCGCAGGAACAGACCGACGTCGAATCCTTCGCGGTGCTGGAGCCGGCGGCCGACGGGTTCCGCAACTACAGCAAGCGCCGCTACGCGGTGCCGGCCGAGGCGCTGCTGATCGACAAGGCGCAGCTGCTGACGCTGACCGCGCCGGAGATGACCGTGCTGGTCGGCGGCCTGCGCGTGCTCGGCGCCAATGCCGGGTCGTCGGCGCATGGCGTGTTCACCAAGCGCCGGGAGACGTTGAGCAACGACTTCTTCGTCAATCTGCTGGACATGCGCACCGCGTGGAGCGCGGCCTCGCCCGCGCGCGAGCTGTTCGAAGGCCGCGACCGCGCCACCGGCGCCCTGTTGTGGACCGCGACCCGCGCCGACCTGGTGTTCGGCTCCAACTCGATCCTGCGCGCGTTGGCCGAGGTCTATGCCGGTGCCGACGCGCAGCAGAAGTTCGTGCAGGACTTCGTCGCAGCCTGGACCAAGGTGATGGAACTGGATCGCTTCGACCTGGCGGCATGA
- a CDS encoding MATE family efflux transporter: MAKSAALTEGPIGRQLLLFSLPILAGNIAQSLNGSVNAIWVGRYLGEAALTAAANANSIMFFLIGSVFGIGMASTILIGQAMGRGDVAQARRVMGTSATFFIGISVLIAAGGWWLARHLLAAMGTPAASLPLAEAYLRVIFLAMPLLYAFAFLSAALRGTGDSRTPFRFLLLSVALDIGFNPLLLFGLGPFPKLGIAGAAWATLIAQGIALAGLLLYLRHTRHVLWLGRQDARLFRIDPTILRALVVKGVPMGLQMVLISLAMIVMMSMVNGYGTDTSAAYGAALQLWTYLQMPAMAIGAACSSMAAQNVGAQRWDRVAATARQGVLFNFLLTGALIAPLILLDRWTLALFLPPHSAALEIARHLNHIAVWSFLFFGVTFVISGVVRATGAVIPPLLILALSLWGIRVPFAQLLQPHLGADAVWWSFPTSATCAMLMSLAYYRWGNWRKAQMLAKPRPEEMAHPAEVPAQPPAPVADVPVAQGRAR; the protein is encoded by the coding sequence ATGGCCAAGTCCGCCGCTCTCACCGAAGGCCCGATCGGCCGGCAGCTGCTGCTGTTCTCGCTGCCGATCCTGGCCGGGAACATCGCGCAGTCGCTGAACGGGTCGGTCAATGCGATCTGGGTGGGCCGCTACCTCGGCGAGGCGGCGCTGACCGCGGCGGCCAACGCCAACAGCATCATGTTCTTCCTGATCGGCTCGGTCTTCGGCATCGGCATGGCCTCCACCATCCTGATCGGCCAGGCCATGGGCCGCGGCGACGTGGCGCAGGCGCGGCGGGTGATGGGCACCAGCGCGACCTTCTTCATCGGCATCTCGGTGCTGATCGCGGCCGGCGGCTGGTGGCTGGCGCGGCACCTGCTGGCGGCGATGGGCACGCCGGCCGCCTCGCTGCCGCTGGCCGAGGCCTACCTGCGGGTGATCTTCCTGGCGATGCCGCTGCTGTACGCGTTCGCGTTCCTGTCCGCGGCGCTGCGCGGCACCGGCGATTCGCGCACGCCGTTCCGCTTCCTGCTGCTGTCGGTGGCGCTGGACATCGGCTTCAATCCGCTGCTGCTGTTCGGGCTGGGGCCGTTCCCGAAGCTGGGCATCGCCGGCGCCGCCTGGGCCACGCTGATCGCGCAGGGCATCGCCCTGGCCGGGCTGCTGCTGTACCTGCGCCACACGCGCCACGTGCTGTGGCTGGGCCGCCAGGATGCGCGGCTGTTCCGCATCGATCCGACGATCCTGCGCGCGCTGGTGGTCAAGGGCGTGCCGATGGGCCTGCAGATGGTGCTGATCTCGCTGGCGATGATCGTGATGATGTCGATGGTCAACGGCTACGGCACCGACACCTCGGCCGCCTACGGCGCCGCGCTGCAGCTGTGGACCTACCTGCAGATGCCGGCGATGGCGATCGGCGCGGCGTGCTCGTCGATGGCCGCGCAGAACGTCGGCGCGCAACGCTGGGACCGGGTCGCGGCGACCGCGCGGCAGGGCGTGCTGTTCAACTTCCTGCTGACCGGCGCGCTGATCGCGCCGCTGATCCTGCTCGACCGCTGGACCCTGGCGCTGTTCCTGCCGCCGCACAGCGCCGCGCTGGAGATCGCGCGCCACCTCAACCATATCGCGGTGTGGTCGTTCCTGTTCTTCGGCGTGACCTTCGTGATCTCCGGCGTGGTCCGCGCCACCGGCGCGGTGATCCCGCCGCTGCTGATCCTGGCGCTGTCGCTGTGGGGCATCCGCGTGCCGTTCGCGCAGTTGCTGCAGCCGCACCTGGGCGCCGATGCGGTGTGGTGGAGCTTCCCGACCAGCGCGACCTGCGCGATGCTGATGTCGCTGGCCTATTACCGCTGGGGCAACTGGCGCAAGGCGCAGATGCTGGCCAAGCCGCGCCCGGAGGAAATGGCCCACCCCGCGGAAGTGCCGGCGCAGCCGCCCGCGCCGGTCGCGGACGTGCCGGTCGCGCAGGGGCGGGCGCGCTGA